A single window of Electrophorus electricus isolate fEleEle1 chromosome 16, fEleEle1.pri, whole genome shotgun sequence DNA harbors:
- the si:ch211-91p5.3 gene encoding uncharacterized protein si:ch211-91p5.3 isoform X1 — MESYKRFTDESYKNWLKTAESLYILRRHIRDFVENETETYHKSLRESLQREVCVKDCKKYSPQEKKSPLCDRCEQWKVKILENRHTKYGIHWENCQPYLWATEKWEVAKVYMPRTPKEHRSFDQFDISAILNFMSQCKHFKTFVKSDFLNKVINVRNNVMHSPDLRLSKKDMEDYIANVVQLAKFLEPHALGLKDISEEIQQFKENLEKYCGQSSPNAENSKDENVKLINREHQALKEKIEFLAQHYEEEQHADLKKELQGMKGFLEQNKDLLENLGPYVNQLDEIQEKVNKHDHQIDNLKNRVDKLEETQDPVFIGDPLKFKNHLIEEAKKCKWSDPVFTEVLEANGYRGQVEVNGHIFTGSYVCNSKKSAHQEVAKKALQNLKFCYYSTEQFSHPGCIDKPSTSSTTPSVNPVTSASNALFYASATVVLKNQEVVSDGCAQQEHAIESAYKKLACLFHLNAHGGAGNSFKTMVLAHFDSCHYPPPSEHLDQQDDKNFCKLLLCGPFTFHDKDGSIKKKQTEQQVAMVALQQLSGILNCSFDSVDGGNYKGFLKECLDAHGLKQPKYSTERKEVDIEDGECPNTSGDNSHSYCTRTPRVFSKDASLQPEDNAAVVQPLPTTHPDHNDVHLIGIQGTQTPPIPCQVAKLDCADALFYASATVVLKNQEVVSDGCAQQEHAIESAYKKLACLFRLNAHGGAGNSFKTMVLAQFDSCHYPPPSEHFDQQDDKNFCKLLLCGPFTFHDKDGSIKKKQAEQQVAMVALQQLSGILNCSFDSVDGNYKGFLKECLDAHGLKQPMYSTERKKVDIEEGEGSNTSGDNSYYTKGNQTDTKGNQTRPIPCKVAKLECEEIHTLLALFNLKPPSVTLESVSNEQKFGITVEVILDNLTFKNKDPCTSRRDAIRKAYYSLGCALGICQSNTDATMLVKQDFSQKSFPLPKEVIEGNIEPFYCSLNNISYNVIYEGQGSTETDAKHDGLQKALHALPLIFGYKTLPSSGNAEEMEAQINTILTRKNQKKLTYSLKWHRYMSSAKLLFKDYTMKSTRQANKKANRSHLSRCMLSLLGEKTESNGPSFRSCLDEWFMKRGLQPPVFEDTEEAQGSKAMFSVSLSCSHADWEDNLEAAIEKLIQELSKRFRYLTEQDTY; from the exons ATGGAGTCATACAAGCGCTTCACCGACGAAAGCTACAAAAATTGGCTGAAAACTGCCGAGAGTCTTTACATACTGAGAAGACACATTCGTGATTTTGTGGAAAACGAAACCGAAACTTATCACAAATCTCTTCGGGAAAGTCTACAAAGGGAGGTTTGTGTAAAGGATTGCAAGAAATATTCGCCACAAGAAAAAAAG TCACCCCTTTGTGACAGGTGTGAGCAGTGGAAAGTCAAGATATTAGAAAACCGTCATACGAAGTATGGCATACACTGGGAAAACTGCCAGCCATATCTGTGGGCTACAGAGAAATGGGAAGTGGCTAAG GTTTATATGCCGCGTACACCAAAGGAACATCGCAGTTTTGACCAGTTCGACATTTCTGCAATTCTGAACTTCATGAGTcaatgcaaacatttcaaaacctTTGTTAAAAGCGACTTCCTGAACaag GTAATTAATGTCAGGAACAACGTGATGCATTCCCCTGATCTCAGGCTGAGCAAAAAGGACATGGAGGATTATATAGCAAATGTTGTGCAACTGGCAAAGTTCCTTGAGCCTCATGCACTAGGACTGAAAGATATATCAGAGGAGATACAGCAG TTTAAGGAAAATTTGGAGAAGTATTGTGGTCAAAGTTCTCCCAATGCAGAGAACAGCAAGGACGAAAATGTGAAGCTGATAAATAGAGAACACCAGGCCCTGAAGGAGAAGATTGAGTTTCTGGCCCAGCACTATGAGGAAGAACAACATGCAGACCTTAAA AAAGAACTGCAGGGTATGAAAGGCTTTTTGGAGCAGAACAAAGACCTCCTGGAGAACTTGGGTCCTTATGTTAACCAGCTGGATGAGATCCAAGAAAAGGTGAACAAGCACGATCACCAGATTGATAATCTCAAGAATAGGGTGGACAAACTGGAGGAGACACAAG ACCCTGTGTTCATTGGTGATCCCCTTAAGTTCAAGAATCATCTGATAGAAGAGGCTAAGAAATGCAAGTGGTCAGATCCTGTTTTTACAGAGGTCCTTGAAGCCAATG gTTATAGAGGTCAGGTGGAGGTCAATGGGCACATCTTTACAGGTTCTTATGTGTGTAATAGCAAAAAGAGTGCTCACCAGGAGGTGGCTAAGAAGGCCCTGCAGAACCTAAAATTCTGCTACTATAGTACTGAACAGTTTTCCCACCCTGGATGCATAGACAAGCCATCAACATCTTCAACCACTCCATCAGTGAATCCTGTTACATCAGCCtcaa ATGCCCTCTTTTATGCCAGTGCAACCGTGGTCCTCAAAAACCAAGAAGTTGTTTCTGATGGATGTGCACAACAGGAACATGCAATTGAATCAGCATACAAAAAACTAGCCTGTCTGTTTCACTTAAATGCCCATGGAGGTG CAGGTAATAGTTTTAAGACAATGGTCTTGGCCCATTTTGATAGCTGCCATTACCCTCCACCATCAGAACATTTAGATCAGCAAGACGATAAGAACTTCTGCAAACTCCTTCTCTGTGGACCGTTTACCTTTCATGACAAAG ATGGTTCcataaagaagaaacaaacagaacagcaggtgGCTATGGTTGCCCTACAGCAGCTATCAGGGATCCTTAACTGTAGTTTTGATTCTGTTGATGGTGGAAACTACAAAGGGTTTCTGAAGGAATGTCTAGATGCCCATGGTCTAAAACAACCCAAGTACAGTACCGAGAGAAAAGAAGTGGACATTGAAGATGGGGAGTGTCCTAACACTAGTGGAGATAATTCTCACT CATACTGTACCAGGACGCCGAGAGTGTTTAGCAAGGATGCTAGTCTTCAGCCAGAGGATAATGCTGCAGTGGTCCAGCCTCTACCTACAACACATCCAGACCACAATGATGTCCATCTGATAGGCATTCAGGGCACCCAGACTCCCCCCATACCATGCCAAGTGGCCAAGTTGGACTGTGCAG ATGCCCTCTTTTATGCCAGTGCAACTGTGGTCCTCAAAAACCAAGAAGTTGTTTCTGATGGATGTGCACAACAGGAACATGCAATTGAATCAGCATACAAAAAACTAGCCTGTCTGTTTCGCCTAAATGCCCATGGAGGAG CAGGTAATAGTTTTAAGACAATGGTCTTGGCCCAATTTGATAGCTGCCATTACCCTCCACCATCAGAACATTTTGATCAGCAAGATGATAAGAACTTCTGCAAACTCCTTCTCTGTGGACCGTTTACCTTTCATGACAAAG ATGGTTCCATAAAGAAGAAACAAGCAGAACAGCAGGTGGCTATGGTTGCCCTACAGCAGCTATCAGGGATCCTTAACTGTAGTTTTGATTCTGTTGATGGAAACTACAAAGGGTTTCTGAAGGAATGTCTAGATGCCCATGGTCTAAAACAACCCATGTACAGtactgagagaaagaaagtggaCATTGAAGAAGGGGAGGGTTCTAACACTAGTGGAGATAATTCATACT ACACTAAGGGCAACCAGACAGACACTAAGGGCAACCAGACTCGCCCCATACCATGCAAAGTGGCCAAGCTGGAATGTGAAG AGATCCACACACTTCTGGCACTGTTTAATCTGAAACCTCCATCTGTAACATTAGAGAGTGTCAGCAATGAACAAAAATTTGGCATTACTGTGGAAGTCATCTTGGACAACCTAACCTTTAAGAACAAAGATCCCTGTACCTCCAGGAGGGATGCCATTCGTAAAGCATATTATTCACTTGGCTGTGCATTGGGTATTTGCCAGTCAAACACAG aTGCAACCATGCTGGTGAAACAAGATTTTTCCCAGAAGTCATTCCCCCTTCCCAAGGAAGTCATTGAGGGCAACATAGAGCCTTTCTATTGTTCCCTTAACAACATCTCATACAATGTCATCTATGAGGGACAAG GTTCCACAGAGACAGATGCGAAACATGATGGCCTACAGAAAGCTCTGCATGCCCTGCCCTTGATTTTTGGCTACAAGACTTTGCCTAGCTCCGGTAATGCTGAGGAAATGGAGGCTCAGATTAACACCATTCTGACAAGAAAAAACCAAAAGAAGCTCACGTACTCTCTCAAATGGCACCGATATATGAGCTCAGCCAAGCTGCTGTTCAAAGACTACACCATGAAGAGTACGAGGCAGGCAAACAAGAAGGCAAATCGCAGTCACCTGAGTCGATGCATGCTCAGCCTACTGGGCGAGAAAACAG AATCAAATGGTCCATCTTTCAGAAGCTGCTTAGATGAGTGGTTCATGAAGAGAGGTCTGCAGCCACCTGTATTTGAGGACACAGAGGAGGCCCAGGGATCCAAGGCTAtgttttctgtctcactctcatgcTCTCATGCAG ACTGGGAAGACAACTTGGAGGCAGCGATTGAAAAGCTGATCCAGGAGCTCAGCAAGAGGTTTAGGTATCTGACTGAGCAGGATACATATTAG
- the si:ch211-91p5.3 gene encoding uncharacterized protein si:ch211-91p5.3 isoform X2, with product MESYKRFTDESYKNWLKTAESLYILRRHIRDFVENETETYHKSLRESLQREVCVKDCKKYSPQEKKSPLCDRCEQWKVKILENRHTKYGIHWENCQPYLWATEKWEVAKVYMPRTPKEHRSFDQFDISAILNFMSQCKHFKTFVKSDFLNKVINVRNNVMHSPDLRLSKKDMEDYIANVVQLAKFLEPHALGLKDISEEIQQFKENLEKYCGQSSPNAENSKDENVKLINREHQALKEKIEFLAQHYEEEQHADLKKELQGMKGFLEQNKDLLENLGPYVNQLDEIQEKVNKHDHQIDNLKNRVDKLEETQDPVFIGDPLKFKNHLIEEAKKCKWSDPVFTEVLEANGYRGQVEVNGHIFTGSYVCNSKKSAHQEVAKKALQNLKFCYYSTEQFSHPGCIDKPSTSSTTPSVNPVTSASNALFYASATVVLKNQEVVSDGCAQQEHAIESAYKKLACLFHLNAHGGAGNSFKTMVLAHFDSCHYPPPSEHLDQQDDKNFCKLLLCGPFTFHDKDGSIKKKQTEQQVAMVALQQLSGILNCSFDSVDGGNYKGFLKECLDAHGLKQPKYSTERKEVDIEDGECPNTSGDNSHSYCTRTPRVFSKDASLQPEDNAAVVQPLPTTHPDHNDVHLIGIQGTQTPPIPCQVAKLDCADALFYASATVVLKNQEVVSDGCAQQEHAIESAYKKLACLFRLNAHGGGNSFKTMVLAQFDSCHYPPPSEHFDQQDDKNFCKLLLCGPFTFHDKDGSIKKKQAEQQVAMVALQQLSGILNCSFDSVDGNYKGFLKECLDAHGLKQPMYSTERKKVDIEEGEGSNTSGDNSYYTKGNQTDTKGNQTRPIPCKVAKLECEEIHTLLALFNLKPPSVTLESVSNEQKFGITVEVILDNLTFKNKDPCTSRRDAIRKAYYSLGCALGICQSNTDATMLVKQDFSQKSFPLPKEVIEGNIEPFYCSLNNISYNVIYEGQGSTETDAKHDGLQKALHALPLIFGYKTLPSSGNAEEMEAQINTILTRKNQKKLTYSLKWHRYMSSAKLLFKDYTMKSTRQANKKANRSHLSRCMLSLLGEKTESNGPSFRSCLDEWFMKRGLQPPVFEDTEEAQGSKAMFSVSLSCSHADWEDNLEAAIEKLIQELSKRFRYLTEQDTY from the exons ATGGAGTCATACAAGCGCTTCACCGACGAAAGCTACAAAAATTGGCTGAAAACTGCCGAGAGTCTTTACATACTGAGAAGACACATTCGTGATTTTGTGGAAAACGAAACCGAAACTTATCACAAATCTCTTCGGGAAAGTCTACAAAGGGAGGTTTGTGTAAAGGATTGCAAGAAATATTCGCCACAAGAAAAAAAG TCACCCCTTTGTGACAGGTGTGAGCAGTGGAAAGTCAAGATATTAGAAAACCGTCATACGAAGTATGGCATACACTGGGAAAACTGCCAGCCATATCTGTGGGCTACAGAGAAATGGGAAGTGGCTAAG GTTTATATGCCGCGTACACCAAAGGAACATCGCAGTTTTGACCAGTTCGACATTTCTGCAATTCTGAACTTCATGAGTcaatgcaaacatttcaaaacctTTGTTAAAAGCGACTTCCTGAACaag GTAATTAATGTCAGGAACAACGTGATGCATTCCCCTGATCTCAGGCTGAGCAAAAAGGACATGGAGGATTATATAGCAAATGTTGTGCAACTGGCAAAGTTCCTTGAGCCTCATGCACTAGGACTGAAAGATATATCAGAGGAGATACAGCAG TTTAAGGAAAATTTGGAGAAGTATTGTGGTCAAAGTTCTCCCAATGCAGAGAACAGCAAGGACGAAAATGTGAAGCTGATAAATAGAGAACACCAGGCCCTGAAGGAGAAGATTGAGTTTCTGGCCCAGCACTATGAGGAAGAACAACATGCAGACCTTAAA AAAGAACTGCAGGGTATGAAAGGCTTTTTGGAGCAGAACAAAGACCTCCTGGAGAACTTGGGTCCTTATGTTAACCAGCTGGATGAGATCCAAGAAAAGGTGAACAAGCACGATCACCAGATTGATAATCTCAAGAATAGGGTGGACAAACTGGAGGAGACACAAG ACCCTGTGTTCATTGGTGATCCCCTTAAGTTCAAGAATCATCTGATAGAAGAGGCTAAGAAATGCAAGTGGTCAGATCCTGTTTTTACAGAGGTCCTTGAAGCCAATG gTTATAGAGGTCAGGTGGAGGTCAATGGGCACATCTTTACAGGTTCTTATGTGTGTAATAGCAAAAAGAGTGCTCACCAGGAGGTGGCTAAGAAGGCCCTGCAGAACCTAAAATTCTGCTACTATAGTACTGAACAGTTTTCCCACCCTGGATGCATAGACAAGCCATCAACATCTTCAACCACTCCATCAGTGAATCCTGTTACATCAGCCtcaa ATGCCCTCTTTTATGCCAGTGCAACCGTGGTCCTCAAAAACCAAGAAGTTGTTTCTGATGGATGTGCACAACAGGAACATGCAATTGAATCAGCATACAAAAAACTAGCCTGTCTGTTTCACTTAAATGCCCATGGAGGTG CAGGTAATAGTTTTAAGACAATGGTCTTGGCCCATTTTGATAGCTGCCATTACCCTCCACCATCAGAACATTTAGATCAGCAAGACGATAAGAACTTCTGCAAACTCCTTCTCTGTGGACCGTTTACCTTTCATGACAAAG ATGGTTCcataaagaagaaacaaacagaacagcaggtgGCTATGGTTGCCCTACAGCAGCTATCAGGGATCCTTAACTGTAGTTTTGATTCTGTTGATGGTGGAAACTACAAAGGGTTTCTGAAGGAATGTCTAGATGCCCATGGTCTAAAACAACCCAAGTACAGTACCGAGAGAAAAGAAGTGGACATTGAAGATGGGGAGTGTCCTAACACTAGTGGAGATAATTCTCACT CATACTGTACCAGGACGCCGAGAGTGTTTAGCAAGGATGCTAGTCTTCAGCCAGAGGATAATGCTGCAGTGGTCCAGCCTCTACCTACAACACATCCAGACCACAATGATGTCCATCTGATAGGCATTCAGGGCACCCAGACTCCCCCCATACCATGCCAAGTGGCCAAGTTGGACTGTGCAG ATGCCCTCTTTTATGCCAGTGCAACTGTGGTCCTCAAAAACCAAGAAGTTGTTTCTGATGGATGTGCACAACAGGAACATGCAATTGAATCAGCATACAAAAAACTAGCCTGTCTGTTTCGCCTAAATGCCCATGGAGGAG GTAATAGTTTTAAGACAATGGTCTTGGCCCAATTTGATAGCTGCCATTACCCTCCACCATCAGAACATTTTGATCAGCAAGATGATAAGAACTTCTGCAAACTCCTTCTCTGTGGACCGTTTACCTTTCATGACAAAG ATGGTTCCATAAAGAAGAAACAAGCAGAACAGCAGGTGGCTATGGTTGCCCTACAGCAGCTATCAGGGATCCTTAACTGTAGTTTTGATTCTGTTGATGGAAACTACAAAGGGTTTCTGAAGGAATGTCTAGATGCCCATGGTCTAAAACAACCCATGTACAGtactgagagaaagaaagtggaCATTGAAGAAGGGGAGGGTTCTAACACTAGTGGAGATAATTCATACT ACACTAAGGGCAACCAGACAGACACTAAGGGCAACCAGACTCGCCCCATACCATGCAAAGTGGCCAAGCTGGAATGTGAAG AGATCCACACACTTCTGGCACTGTTTAATCTGAAACCTCCATCTGTAACATTAGAGAGTGTCAGCAATGAACAAAAATTTGGCATTACTGTGGAAGTCATCTTGGACAACCTAACCTTTAAGAACAAAGATCCCTGTACCTCCAGGAGGGATGCCATTCGTAAAGCATATTATTCACTTGGCTGTGCATTGGGTATTTGCCAGTCAAACACAG aTGCAACCATGCTGGTGAAACAAGATTTTTCCCAGAAGTCATTCCCCCTTCCCAAGGAAGTCATTGAGGGCAACATAGAGCCTTTCTATTGTTCCCTTAACAACATCTCATACAATGTCATCTATGAGGGACAAG GTTCCACAGAGACAGATGCGAAACATGATGGCCTACAGAAAGCTCTGCATGCCCTGCCCTTGATTTTTGGCTACAAGACTTTGCCTAGCTCCGGTAATGCTGAGGAAATGGAGGCTCAGATTAACACCATTCTGACAAGAAAAAACCAAAAGAAGCTCACGTACTCTCTCAAATGGCACCGATATATGAGCTCAGCCAAGCTGCTGTTCAAAGACTACACCATGAAGAGTACGAGGCAGGCAAACAAGAAGGCAAATCGCAGTCACCTGAGTCGATGCATGCTCAGCCTACTGGGCGAGAAAACAG AATCAAATGGTCCATCTTTCAGAAGCTGCTTAGATGAGTGGTTCATGAAGAGAGGTCTGCAGCCACCTGTATTTGAGGACACAGAGGAGGCCCAGGGATCCAAGGCTAtgttttctgtctcactctcatgcTCTCATGCAG ACTGGGAAGACAACTTGGAGGCAGCGATTGAAAAGCTGATCCAGGAGCTCAGCAAGAGGTTTAGGTATCTGACTGAGCAGGATACATATTAG
- the si:ch211-91p5.3 gene encoding uncharacterized protein si:ch211-91p5.3 isoform X3: MESYKRFTDESYKNWLKTAESLYILRRHIRDFVENETETYHKSLRESLQREVCVKDCKKYSPQEKKSPLCDRCEQWKVKILENRHTKYGIHWENCQPYLWATEKWEVAKVYMPRTPKEHRSFDQFDISAILNFMSQCKHFKTFVKSDFLNKVINVRNNVMHSPDLRLSKKDMEDYIANVVQLAKFLEPHALGLKDISEEIQQFKENLEKYCGQSSPNAENSKDENVKLINREHQALKEKIEFLAQHYEEEQHADLKKELQGMKGFLEQNKDLLENLGPYVNQLDEIQEKVNKHDHQIDNLKNRVDKLEETQDPVFIGDPLKFKNHLIEEAKKCKWSDPVFTEVLEANGYRGQVEVNGHIFTGSYVCNSKKSAHQEVAKKALQNLKFCYYSTEQFSHPGCIDKPSTSSTTPSVNPVTSASNALFYASATVVLKNQEVVSDGCAQQEHAIESAYKKLACLFHLNAHGGGNSFKTMVLAHFDSCHYPPPSEHLDQQDDKNFCKLLLCGPFTFHDKDGSIKKKQTEQQVAMVALQQLSGILNCSFDSVDGGNYKGFLKECLDAHGLKQPKYSTERKEVDIEDGECPNTSGDNSHSYCTRTPRVFSKDASLQPEDNAAVVQPLPTTHPDHNDVHLIGIQGTQTPPIPCQVAKLDCADALFYASATVVLKNQEVVSDGCAQQEHAIESAYKKLACLFRLNAHGGAGNSFKTMVLAQFDSCHYPPPSEHFDQQDDKNFCKLLLCGPFTFHDKDGSIKKKQAEQQVAMVALQQLSGILNCSFDSVDGNYKGFLKECLDAHGLKQPMYSTERKKVDIEEGEGSNTSGDNSYYTKGNQTDTKGNQTRPIPCKVAKLECEEIHTLLALFNLKPPSVTLESVSNEQKFGITVEVILDNLTFKNKDPCTSRRDAIRKAYYSLGCALGICQSNTDATMLVKQDFSQKSFPLPKEVIEGNIEPFYCSLNNISYNVIYEGQGSTETDAKHDGLQKALHALPLIFGYKTLPSSGNAEEMEAQINTILTRKNQKKLTYSLKWHRYMSSAKLLFKDYTMKSTRQANKKANRSHLSRCMLSLLGEKTESNGPSFRSCLDEWFMKRGLQPPVFEDTEEAQGSKAMFSVSLSCSHADWEDNLEAAIEKLIQELSKRFRYLTEQDTY; this comes from the exons ATGGAGTCATACAAGCGCTTCACCGACGAAAGCTACAAAAATTGGCTGAAAACTGCCGAGAGTCTTTACATACTGAGAAGACACATTCGTGATTTTGTGGAAAACGAAACCGAAACTTATCACAAATCTCTTCGGGAAAGTCTACAAAGGGAGGTTTGTGTAAAGGATTGCAAGAAATATTCGCCACAAGAAAAAAAG TCACCCCTTTGTGACAGGTGTGAGCAGTGGAAAGTCAAGATATTAGAAAACCGTCATACGAAGTATGGCATACACTGGGAAAACTGCCAGCCATATCTGTGGGCTACAGAGAAATGGGAAGTGGCTAAG GTTTATATGCCGCGTACACCAAAGGAACATCGCAGTTTTGACCAGTTCGACATTTCTGCAATTCTGAACTTCATGAGTcaatgcaaacatttcaaaacctTTGTTAAAAGCGACTTCCTGAACaag GTAATTAATGTCAGGAACAACGTGATGCATTCCCCTGATCTCAGGCTGAGCAAAAAGGACATGGAGGATTATATAGCAAATGTTGTGCAACTGGCAAAGTTCCTTGAGCCTCATGCACTAGGACTGAAAGATATATCAGAGGAGATACAGCAG TTTAAGGAAAATTTGGAGAAGTATTGTGGTCAAAGTTCTCCCAATGCAGAGAACAGCAAGGACGAAAATGTGAAGCTGATAAATAGAGAACACCAGGCCCTGAAGGAGAAGATTGAGTTTCTGGCCCAGCACTATGAGGAAGAACAACATGCAGACCTTAAA AAAGAACTGCAGGGTATGAAAGGCTTTTTGGAGCAGAACAAAGACCTCCTGGAGAACTTGGGTCCTTATGTTAACCAGCTGGATGAGATCCAAGAAAAGGTGAACAAGCACGATCACCAGATTGATAATCTCAAGAATAGGGTGGACAAACTGGAGGAGACACAAG ACCCTGTGTTCATTGGTGATCCCCTTAAGTTCAAGAATCATCTGATAGAAGAGGCTAAGAAATGCAAGTGGTCAGATCCTGTTTTTACAGAGGTCCTTGAAGCCAATG gTTATAGAGGTCAGGTGGAGGTCAATGGGCACATCTTTACAGGTTCTTATGTGTGTAATAGCAAAAAGAGTGCTCACCAGGAGGTGGCTAAGAAGGCCCTGCAGAACCTAAAATTCTGCTACTATAGTACTGAACAGTTTTCCCACCCTGGATGCATAGACAAGCCATCAACATCTTCAACCACTCCATCAGTGAATCCTGTTACATCAGCCtcaa ATGCCCTCTTTTATGCCAGTGCAACCGTGGTCCTCAAAAACCAAGAAGTTGTTTCTGATGGATGTGCACAACAGGAACATGCAATTGAATCAGCATACAAAAAACTAGCCTGTCTGTTTCACTTAAATGCCCATGGAGGTG GTAATAGTTTTAAGACAATGGTCTTGGCCCATTTTGATAGCTGCCATTACCCTCCACCATCAGAACATTTAGATCAGCAAGACGATAAGAACTTCTGCAAACTCCTTCTCTGTGGACCGTTTACCTTTCATGACAAAG ATGGTTCcataaagaagaaacaaacagaacagcaggtgGCTATGGTTGCCCTACAGCAGCTATCAGGGATCCTTAACTGTAGTTTTGATTCTGTTGATGGTGGAAACTACAAAGGGTTTCTGAAGGAATGTCTAGATGCCCATGGTCTAAAACAACCCAAGTACAGTACCGAGAGAAAAGAAGTGGACATTGAAGATGGGGAGTGTCCTAACACTAGTGGAGATAATTCTCACT CATACTGTACCAGGACGCCGAGAGTGTTTAGCAAGGATGCTAGTCTTCAGCCAGAGGATAATGCTGCAGTGGTCCAGCCTCTACCTACAACACATCCAGACCACAATGATGTCCATCTGATAGGCATTCAGGGCACCCAGACTCCCCCCATACCATGCCAAGTGGCCAAGTTGGACTGTGCAG ATGCCCTCTTTTATGCCAGTGCAACTGTGGTCCTCAAAAACCAAGAAGTTGTTTCTGATGGATGTGCACAACAGGAACATGCAATTGAATCAGCATACAAAAAACTAGCCTGTCTGTTTCGCCTAAATGCCCATGGAGGAG CAGGTAATAGTTTTAAGACAATGGTCTTGGCCCAATTTGATAGCTGCCATTACCCTCCACCATCAGAACATTTTGATCAGCAAGATGATAAGAACTTCTGCAAACTCCTTCTCTGTGGACCGTTTACCTTTCATGACAAAG ATGGTTCCATAAAGAAGAAACAAGCAGAACAGCAGGTGGCTATGGTTGCCCTACAGCAGCTATCAGGGATCCTTAACTGTAGTTTTGATTCTGTTGATGGAAACTACAAAGGGTTTCTGAAGGAATGTCTAGATGCCCATGGTCTAAAACAACCCATGTACAGtactgagagaaagaaagtggaCATTGAAGAAGGGGAGGGTTCTAACACTAGTGGAGATAATTCATACT ACACTAAGGGCAACCAGACAGACACTAAGGGCAACCAGACTCGCCCCATACCATGCAAAGTGGCCAAGCTGGAATGTGAAG AGATCCACACACTTCTGGCACTGTTTAATCTGAAACCTCCATCTGTAACATTAGAGAGTGTCAGCAATGAACAAAAATTTGGCATTACTGTGGAAGTCATCTTGGACAACCTAACCTTTAAGAACAAAGATCCCTGTACCTCCAGGAGGGATGCCATTCGTAAAGCATATTATTCACTTGGCTGTGCATTGGGTATTTGCCAGTCAAACACAG aTGCAACCATGCTGGTGAAACAAGATTTTTCCCAGAAGTCATTCCCCCTTCCCAAGGAAGTCATTGAGGGCAACATAGAGCCTTTCTATTGTTCCCTTAACAACATCTCATACAATGTCATCTATGAGGGACAAG GTTCCACAGAGACAGATGCGAAACATGATGGCCTACAGAAAGCTCTGCATGCCCTGCCCTTGATTTTTGGCTACAAGACTTTGCCTAGCTCCGGTAATGCTGAGGAAATGGAGGCTCAGATTAACACCATTCTGACAAGAAAAAACCAAAAGAAGCTCACGTACTCTCTCAAATGGCACCGATATATGAGCTCAGCCAAGCTGCTGTTCAAAGACTACACCATGAAGAGTACGAGGCAGGCAAACAAGAAGGCAAATCGCAGTCACCTGAGTCGATGCATGCTCAGCCTACTGGGCGAGAAAACAG AATCAAATGGTCCATCTTTCAGAAGCTGCTTAGATGAGTGGTTCATGAAGAGAGGTCTGCAGCCACCTGTATTTGAGGACACAGAGGAGGCCCAGGGATCCAAGGCTAtgttttctgtctcactctcatgcTCTCATGCAG ACTGGGAAGACAACTTGGAGGCAGCGATTGAAAAGCTGATCCAGGAGCTCAGCAAGAGGTTTAGGTATCTGACTGAGCAGGATACATATTAG